Genomic window (Vigna unguiculata cultivar IT97K-499-35 chromosome 10, ASM411807v1, whole genome shotgun sequence):
CAAACACACATCCACTCCTACCCCCACTCCCTCCCACCCATCCACACAGACACGCACATACCCACCCACGCATACACCCATCCACACACACATGTATACacacatttatatatgtattttttttctcaaattcatCATTCAAGTGATTTAATGTTTAGACTCTTAAATTTATTACTCTCAAGAAGACAAATGAGAATATCCTTATATGTTTtcataaattcatatttatggACATTGATAGTTCTAATTTCATAATCAACACATTCCTCACAAGTTAACTTCAAATATAACTTCaattcatcttcttttagagTATCCTTTAAGATTTCCTTTAAATCTCCACCTCAACAAGATTCAACTTTTGCTCTAATATTGTTGCTTTGGGTTTTGGGAGTATTAAAGGTTTTATTAAAGTGAGAAATCCACGGTCAAACAATTCGAAACAACTGCTTggtaactttaaaaaaaaaaaatgttttgtaaGCATACTCATATTATGAAGGGTCATCATTATGTTTGTTCTTGTTAAAAATACGACAAATGCAGAACTTTTAGCGCGTAAGATATCTCTATCCTAGGGCAATTCACACCTTATACTAGTTTTATGCACATTGTTGACTGTGGGTGACAAAGTGTGTTGGGTCCAACGGGCTAGTCCGCCAAAATGGGACGGGTCAGGTTGGCATTTTCAATCCTCAACCCGTTTTGTCCCGACTCGCCTAACCCACCAAACTTTTAGCGTGTAAGACATATCTATCCTAGGGCAATTCACACCTTATACTAGTTTTATCCACATTGTTGACTGTGGGTGACAAAGTGGGTTGGGTTTGACAGGCTAGTCTGCCAAAACGGGACAAGTCAGGTTGGCATTTTCAACCCCCAACCCGTTTTGTCCCGACTTGCCTAGTTCACCAAACGAGCCAATCCGCCCctaacccattttttttttaaattaaaaatattaaaatttttacattaaattttttgtaaagatgtaaatatacaataatattgtaatttaaatcattagcACTTATAAActaagtttcaattattagttataatatagtaatttaacatgtaaatataataattattttaatttatccaattaaaaatattagttaatcaattaaaagcttagaaaatatttatatgattaaacatgctttaaatattcatttataagtatatatacagataagttttataaataaataaaaaagtgacgGGCCAACTCGTTTTACAATGATGGGCCTGCCAAAAACGGGTTGGACTAATCCGTTTTTGTGGCTCCTATTGTTGACATATATATGTTGTGTTTGTAACTattgtaccatttttttttcataagacATTTTCTTGATGACATCAGAACAAGTAAGACAACATGACAACATTCATTGCATCTTAACATGAAAGATAATAAGAATCTCACCAGAGATGAATCGAGATCCCTACTATAAGGGCTATAATATAAGGGTAGGGTTGTCAACACTCATTTACCCTAGAGGGGATAACACAAGGTTGAATATCCATCTTTGGTAAGAGTATTGTTATCAACAAAGATGGGCCAGTATTGATTGGTTAAATTCATAAAAGGATAATGAGAAATTGTGGTATTAACCATCCGATTATATGTAAACTCTATATGAAGTAAAAGTTATTCTCACTCTTTCTTTTGGATTCTCATAAATTAAGATCTCAATAACTAAACTAATGTCTATTGATCACTTCTATTTGATCATACTTTGAGTTGGATTTGAAGAAAAATTTcgatataaataattatataagtggtattttaaataatttattttatcattagttaaatatttaatacattgaTCTATTAGCATGtacttgttttatttgactTCAAAGAAATGTATTTTAGAGGATTTTTTTctatagtattttttaattataataataataacaataataataataaatatcatactCAACTTTATATGTTATaacatttgtatttgtttttattaaaatttttaactttgaaTAATTGATGAATATTCTTTTAACTATTCTACGTATTCTAGTATATTTAATATCCTCACGTACTGTTtagaagttttgaaaaaaaaaaatcaatttaaattcaccgttcctttttaattttctataatgtattttaaggataaaatctgacaaaatttgaaaatttaaaacgtGCAATATATCATATACGATTATTCGTAACTTAATTTCGAAACAAGTTGGaatgctttaatttttttagttaataaaattgttaacaCTTTTTGTGCATACAAAACCTTAATTATTTTTGCTCAATCCATTTGAAGTACACACTatgacttaaaatatttaaaagtcaaattgttcgataaattttgaaatagtttATAAATTCCAGACTAACATTTCCATGAGTTAAACTTtggaatttttaaaaacttacgTTAAATATAATATCTTAACTGATAGATAGGTTTTGAACAGAAGAccatttaaaatgatttaatggGCCTATgtattgaagataaaaaattaaatataacaattaatttatttaagataaaccttgatgaaaaatcaatataaagacaaaaaaaaaatcttataaaaaagcTAGTTACATTgtcacatgtattttttttttatttcgaaTCCCACTTGGAGAACTTATAAAAGTTacttatataaataatgtttcttaactattaaaaaaattctcaagTTAAAACAAATgacatgataaaatattttttatcaaaagtaaattaaacaattaaattaaaatttattattatagtctatttttttttgacattttatttatttatttacaatattaaaaacTATTAGAAACCCTTTTTAAGTTGTATTGTATATATGAATGTCTCTTTAGaataaatattaagaattaaatatgtttttacgtaaaattgaactttttgGCTGAAATTTGAAACATGAATTTTTCTAACCTTTTTAACTCTtgcttatttattattctttgaCATATAtgatttcaatattaattaaaaaaaacgtttgatgcataaaaatatattaacataattgaattaaaaatattatatatatatatatatatttaatttgatgacaagaatatattaaagaaaaatttaatttcgCGTTTAATTCATGAACTAAATAACATTTAcgttttaaaatacaaaattatagaTTAAACAATATAACGGATAAACAAACATTATATTTAAGTGAAAAATTTaactcaaattaaattattacattagAGTTGTAGGTaagatactttattttttcccttttactattttttttcaccTTCGTGGTTattgtaaaaaatgtaaattaaattattacagTAGAGTTGTAGTGAGagtttttttttcccttttactatttttttaaccttcgtggtttttgaaaaaaaaaaatgttgttttcttAAGGTACATTATTATTACCCTAATTAAACACACTTATCCTAAGGCATTTTTCAAATCTGATTGGTTTATATTAGAATTTGAACACAGTTTTTGAGTCACAGGATATTCCGTTTAAGCATCGAACCTATGGTCCCCTTTTCGTAAATAAATGCCAAAACTAAGGACATTTTCATATCCACAAGCCACCAAACCCAACCTTTACTTTATCTCGAATCAGAAGATCACTGCCGTTCATCTTCCATCAATAACTAACTGACGGCCACAATTTCGCGTTTGACTGAGGTACAAACTTTGAAGGTGGAATGATTGGGTTTGACcatagaaatttgagaaatttttttcatttaacataaataaactGAAGAGACTACCTGGGAAGTTCTGTATTTGAGTAAGAGAGAGAGAATCTAGAGAGAGATAGAGACTGAGagagggtttttttttttttttaacaggATTGTGTTGTGttagtttttcatttgtttGTTGGTTTGGTTGCTGGGAGAAGTGGGGTGTGGGGAGAGAAAGTTGGGGTTCTCTTTCTTCTAACTTGAAAAAGTTTGGATTTTTTCTGGTGGGGTTTGAGGGATTTAGGGTTTGGATTGGTGGGTTGTGAGTGGAGTCAGCAACCATGAATATGATGCGAAGGTTGAAGAGCATTGCTTCTGGGAGGACTTCCATTTCTTCAGATCCTGTAAGATATGCTTTTTCTTGGGTCaaaaagtttttgttttaattattatgttggTAGGGGAACTGTTGTTGTTTGGTTGCTCGGAAAATGGAAGCAGCTAGGTTTTGAGAGAGAGGATCATGTTAATTGTTTTAGGTTTCTGGGATTTTTTGGAACTATTGATGATGCTGCTTTGAAAGGTTTCctctatttcttaaaatattttatgtttttttttttcttttagatttgtttgttgtgatatatcttttagttaccaatttttttatgttattatctTTAATGTATGTGAATGTTTTCCCCCTTTTTTTCTGAGTAGTggttattgtatatattttctttcctaTTTTTGGAAGATTTAGGTGATGGGATTAACGAGTTTTATGATCTTACTATATATAGCCTGCATCTGAGACATTTCTTCATTTGCTGTTTTTCTATGTAAGCATGATCTTGACACAGGTCAGCTACGTTTGCCTATTAAAAGGGAAGCTTTTCCTTCATTGCAAAATACATTACGTAGATTAAGTGATAATAAACCTGAATAAGTGGTTGAgtaatgaaatttatttgacTGTCATATCAAATGTGGAATGTGAATCTTTTTTCCTCCCTCCACTAACACTCTTGGAATAACTCATGTCTTGAATATTTTAAGTGAAGTGCAAGCGGTTTCTTTTCAGGGAGGGGATTCTAACTCGAAAAGAGCCAAGTTTGAACAAGAAATTGAAGTGAAGCCTGTTGAGAAATCAAATATTGTTGAGACAGTCTGCACAGATCAGGATCAGCCTGTAGATGGACCAAAAGAAACGACAGTTGGCATGTCCGATGTATCTACAGTAGTTAGAATTGAGAAGCCAGGCTATGATGAGCTTCCCAAAgaattaaatgaaatgaaaattagaGATGAGAAAAGCAAGAACAACAATGACAAGGTATTTCATGCCATTCATCTTTCCTTAATCTTCCATATTGTGCTTATTTTGGTCACTGCCTTGTTAATCTATATATGTGAAATCATATCTTTTAGATATTTCCTGTTCATTACGAGTGAAGACACAGCAACTTCATCTCATAAAACAAATTACTTTTGTGTTTAACAATttcatttatcttttcaaatGCCATCAGTCGTTGATTTTACCGAAATTTCTGCGTGCAGGATATAGAAGCAACTGTTGTGAGTGGTAATGGAACAGAAACAGGTCAAATAATAACAACTGCCATTGGTGGTCGGGATGGACAACCAAAGCAGGTGATTACTTTATGTTTGTTGCATTTGTATGCTTTATTTGCACTGGTAAATGATAATTTACAAACCTTAACAGTGGTTTGTTACTTtaataacttatataattataatttattggttTCAGACAATCTCATACATGGCTGAACGTGTTGTTGGGACTGGTTCTTTTGGTGTCGTTTTTCAGgtatttatattgtattttcaGTGATTTTATTATGTAGTTGTCCTCTACTTCATTGTGCCCTTCGGGCTTCACATTTACTTGTTGGCTTACAGTATTCTTTATGTGGTGTAGGCTAAGTGCCTTGAGACCGGTGAAGCAGTTGCCATAAAGAAAGTGCTGCAAGACAAGAGATATAAGAATAGGGAGCTCCAGGTTATGCGCACAGTTGACCATCCGAACGTTGTTAAACTAAAGCACTGCTTCTTTTCAACCACAGACAAAGATGAATTATACCTTAACTTGGTTCAGGAGTTCGTACCTGAAACTGTCTACAAAGTTTCAAAACACTATGTTAGGATGCACCAACATATGCCCATGATTTATGTGCAACTGTATACATACCAGGTAAGTTTTGTAATTGAGTTGCTAACAGTTTGATGTTCTGACTTTTCTGCAGGATTTCTATTTGTGTTAATTGCTTTGAGCTATTTGTTATTGTCTATATTGATTTGTCACAATACTCCCATCTTGTAGATATGCCGTGCATTGAATTATTTACATCAAGTTATCGGTGTCTGTCACCGTGACATCAAACCCCAGAATCTACTGGTAAGTTCATTTCAACAGTGGGTTCTGAGTGACACTTCCTCTGCtctcttttatgttttaaaagttTCCTTTATTTCTGCCATATTTTTGTTACATGCAAAGGTTTATCCTTTGGATGTTCCAATTGATTGGACTGATGTATGGATTGCTCAActcctttaatttttcttggGGCAGCGGGTGGTAAACAGTTTTTGAGATGTAGATAATGTATTTTTTAGAAGGAAAACAAGAGGTTGCAAAGCAACAGTGTTGCATGCTTGTTTAACatgtgatgtgattcatatTGCTTAAAACTTGTAACTATACATCCTGACATGTGATGCATATGATAGGTAAATCCGCAGACACATCAGTTAAAGATATGTGATTTTGGGAGTGCAAAGATGTTGGTAAGTTTTTTCACCTTCTGACTATAAGCTTTTGAAGATCTTTTGATGGTATACTTTCGGGTTTATGACACTATTTGATTTTCAGGTGCCTGGTGAACCCAACATATCATACATTTGCTCTCGATATTATAGAGCTCCAGAACTTATATTTGGGGCAACTGAATACACTACCGCTATTGATATGTGGTCTGTTGGTTGTGTTTTAGCTGAGCTACTTCTTGGACAGGTGAGCATATGCAAGACTctgttatttttcttctctctcacaCACTTGATGGACTTCCTGTGAATTTGGTACATGAAAGAAAACAATGAGATCATTTGATATGTGAAACGTTGTTGGAAAAGGcctttttgttatttctctctctttctctcatatGTTGAGGAGCTTTTATAGCGGttgttaaaactttaaatttctaTTAAGTTTGTTTATTGTGAGAAAGTTTCCAATTAAACTGATCTATGTTGTATTATTTGCAGCCATTGTTTCCTGGTGAAAGTGGGGTTGACCAGTTGGTAGAGATAATCAAGGTACATTTTCTTTTGCACTTTAATATCTGGTCCCCTTGTTTCGCTTTATGAGATTACTTTTCAAAGTTGCAgcctttctattttttcttcaatctcagcTTTTATTTTGTACTTCAATAGATCTTGGGAACTCCAACCAGAGAAGAAATAAGGTGCATGAATCCCAACTACAATGAATTTAAGTTTCCTCAGATTAAAGCTCATCCATGGCACAAGGTTAACTAATCTTCCTCTTCTGCTGTCTGCTAAAGTACTATGTAATCCATAAATGATGAATACTTCCATTCAAACCTGACTGAAAAATGCTTCCAGGTTTTTCACAAGAGAATGCCACCTGAAGCTGTGGATCTGGTGTCAAGGCTGCTTCAGTATTCTCCAAATCTACGTTGCACTGCTgtaagtttttttgttttaaaaaatgttacctaCTGTATCTAGATTACATAATGTGTATTCAATCACACTACATTTATATGCTACACTAAAAGAAAGATGGACCATTCTTACATGTGATAGTAATTGTTTATGTTTTAGATTGTTCATTACCTGCCAAGTATGGTATTTGGGAGGAAATATTTAACACTGCTGTTAATCTTCTAACAGTTGGCTGCATGTGCACATCCATTTTTTGATGATCTCCGGGATCCAAATGCATGCTTGCCAAATGGGCGACCCTTACCTCCTTTGTTCAACTTCACATCTAATGGTAATATAGTTGTGAACTTTTCAATTCTGATTATGTAAGAAAACAATGTGTATATATGGCTGCTTATGTAAGAAAACAATGCAGAACTTGCAAATGCACCTGAAGAGTTGCGGCGCCGCCTCATCCCTGAACATGCAAGGAGTTGAATCAACCTGAAAGATTAAACATATCCAGGGCATTGTAAATGTGTTTTGAATGAAATAGAGATACCCTCACCGGCATCACCACCAGGTCTGTTCTTCAGCATCTTCTGCACAAGTCACAACTGTGACTACACAAGTGAGAAACCTGAACAAAACCTTGAAAGTTTTATCAAGGAACATGTATAAAAGACCTGCAGGTGACTCAAAATGGATAAAATGTCACTGCCTGGTTTTACAGGGTAGCAACCCTTTTTAAGTAGTTTATAATTTGGTGCCTCTGTTGTGAAAGATAATGATTTCTAACTATCCTGTAATCATGTTTCCATATAGTTCAAGTTCGTTTATTACTTTATTCCTTGAAGTGGACTAAGGGAAATCCTCAATTCAAAAGGCACATCTTTTCCACTACcctttattctatatttttcttcctttactagttttagaaaagaaaaacaaaaagacattTCCTTTTCTCATAATgcacaataactaaaattactCTGATTCCAAATAGCATGAAGCTTCCAGTTAAAAAATTACCACGATATGAAACAACATGAAACTATGTAATGAAATTaactacatatttttatattatgcaTACAAGCTGCAAAATGAATGATGCAGATAGTTAAGGCTTATTATT
Coding sequences:
- the LOC114167122 gene encoding shaggy-related protein kinase theta-like, whose amino-acid sequence is MNMMRRLKSIASGRTSISSDPGGDSNSKRAKFEQEIEVKPVEKSNIVETVCTDQDQPVDGPKETTVGMSDVSTVVRIEKPGYDELPKELNEMKIRDEKSKNNNDKDIEATVVSGNGTETGQIITTAIGGRDGQPKQTISYMAERVVGTGSFGVVFQAKCLETGEAVAIKKVLQDKRYKNRELQVMRTVDHPNVVKLKHCFFSTTDKDELYLNLVQEFVPETVYKVSKHYVRMHQHMPMIYVQLYTYQICRALNYLHQVIGVCHRDIKPQNLLVNPQTHQLKICDFGSAKMLVPGEPNISYICSRYYRAPELIFGATEYTTAIDMWSVGCVLAELLLGQPLFPGESGVDQLVEIIKILGTPTREEIRCMNPNYNEFKFPQIKAHPWHKVFHKRMPPEAVDLVSRLLQYSPNLRCTALAACAHPFFDDLRDPNACLPNGRPLPPLFNFTSNELANAPEELRRRLIPEHARS